In Bradyrhizobium erythrophlei, a single genomic region encodes these proteins:
- a CDS encoding alpha/beta hydrolase family protein, whose protein sequence is MTDADLDDVFIDDITFPAADGYALGATLFLPRGTKQHAVLINSATAVPRKIYRKFASYLARRGSAVLTYDYRGIGDSRQRAMIGYNKPKSLVGFKATMVDWAALDITAAVAWMRERYHNVPLTYVGHSFGGQALGLLPNNTEVKRALLVAAQAGYWKLMASPERYRVYALLNFAGMPLTRMLGYMPGWAGVGEDLPKGVFEQWTRWLISPRYLYDEPNLRALSNFTRYTGALRSICLSDDPWATRPAIELMASGFKATTPDIITITPADINAKAIGHLGFFRPEHRDTLWRGAAEWLEAE, encoded by the coding sequence GTGACCGACGCTGATCTCGACGACGTTTTCATCGACGATATCACCTTTCCGGCCGCCGACGGCTACGCGCTCGGCGCGACGCTGTTCCTGCCGCGCGGCACCAAGCAGCACGCCGTCCTGATCAATTCGGCGACCGCCGTGCCGCGCAAGATCTACCGCAAGTTCGCAAGCTATCTGGCCCGGCGCGGCAGCGCGGTTCTCACCTACGACTACCGCGGCATCGGCGATAGCAGACAACGCGCGATGATCGGCTACAACAAGCCGAAGTCGCTGGTCGGCTTCAAGGCCACGATGGTCGACTGGGCCGCGCTCGACATTACTGCTGCTGTCGCGTGGATGCGCGAGCGCTATCACAACGTGCCGCTGACTTACGTCGGCCATTCCTTCGGCGGCCAGGCGCTCGGCCTTCTTCCCAACAATACCGAGGTGAAGCGCGCGCTGCTGGTCGCGGCCCAAGCCGGCTACTGGAAGCTGATGGCCTCGCCCGAGCGCTACCGCGTCTATGCGCTGCTCAACTTCGCCGGCATGCCGCTGACGCGGATGCTCGGCTACATGCCGGGCTGGGCCGGCGTCGGCGAAGACCTGCCGAAGGGCGTGTTCGAGCAATGGACGCGATGGTTGATAAGCCCGCGCTATCTGTACGACGAACCGAACCTCAGGGCGCTGTCGAATTTCACCAGGTACACCGGCGCACTGCGCTCGATCTGCCTCTCCGACGATCCCTGGGCGACGCGGCCCGCGATCGAATTGATGGCTTCCGGCTTCAAGGCAACGACGCCCGACATCATCACCATCACGCCCGCCGATATCAACGCCAAGGCGATCGGCCATCTCGGCTTCTTCCGCCCCGAACACCGCGACACGCTGTGGCGGGGAGCCGCCGAGTGGCTGGAGGCGGAATAG
- a CDS encoding IS110 family transposase, giving the protein MFKSEGQFRCLPQPEQLQGLRARTEQGREWMMAQSGLVVAGIDVAKDKVDVCLRKFALRQVFPNTAPGHSKLVAWLRKHQVNKAVMEASGGYERDWAKVLRQAGIEVRIVDPRRVRSFALSAGRLAKNDPIDAGMIAWFAETFDEIPGQIHDAAREELAALVKARKNLIDVKTRLQSQNEHAGPRPVQKAHSHVLKSLAAEIAKLETAISAKVKTTPGFAERAEIIESVPGLAETTSAILIAGMPELGMVGEEIAAALIGLAPYDDDSGKRRGERHIKGGRRWVRNAVYMPCLSAATQHNPVLKAFYQRLIAKGKEPKVALVACMRKLIVILNVMIARRQKWDAARYTSA; this is encoded by the coding sequence TTGTTCAAGAGCGAGGGACAGTTCCGGTGTCTTCCTCAACCCGAACAGTTGCAAGGGCTTCGAGCCCGTACCGAGCAAGGAAGGGAGTGGATGATGGCACAAAGCGGTTTGGTTGTCGCCGGTATCGACGTGGCCAAGGACAAAGTAGATGTCTGCCTTCGCAAGTTCGCATTGCGTCAGGTGTTCCCGAACACCGCGCCAGGGCACAGCAAGCTGGTGGCCTGGCTTCGCAAGCACCAAGTGAACAAGGCCGTTATGGAGGCCAGTGGCGGCTACGAACGCGATTGGGCCAAAGTGCTGCGCCAAGCCGGCATCGAGGTGCGGATCGTTGATCCCAGGCGGGTCCGCAGCTTCGCGCTGTCGGCCGGACGCCTAGCGAAGAACGATCCGATCGACGCGGGGATGATCGCCTGGTTCGCAGAGACATTTGACGAGATACCTGGCCAGATCCACGATGCCGCACGCGAGGAGCTGGCAGCGCTGGTGAAGGCACGCAAAAACCTGATTGATGTTAAGACCCGATTGCAAAGCCAGAACGAACACGCCGGACCGAGACCGGTGCAGAAGGCCCATTCCCACGTGTTGAAGAGTCTGGCTGCCGAAATTGCCAAGCTCGAGACTGCGATCTCCGCCAAGGTCAAGACGACACCGGGCTTTGCTGAGCGCGCCGAGATCATCGAGAGTGTGCCGGGCCTCGCCGAAACGACATCCGCGATCCTCATCGCGGGGATGCCGGAGCTCGGGATGGTGGGTGAGGAGATCGCCGCGGCCTTGATAGGCCTCGCACCTTATGATGACGATAGTGGCAAACGGCGCGGCGAGCGACACATCAAGGGCGGCCGCCGTTGGGTCAGAAACGCCGTCTACATGCCTTGCCTCAGCGCAGCCACGCAGCACAACCCGGTGCTCAAGGCCTTCTATCAACGCCTGATCGCCAAGGGAAAGGAGCCGAAGGTGGCCCTCGTCGCCTGCATGCGAAAGCTGATCGTCATCCTCAACGTCATGATCGCTCGTCGCCAGAAATGGGATGCCGCGCGCTACACATCGGCCTGA
- a CDS encoding ABC transporter substrate-binding protein has product MAGFGRCVLLALALLFAGTMHGWAQQTGPQQTRPEQTRLSVMVYRGGQNLPLFVAQEQGFFQKRGLSVDLINAPNADELPKGLVDGRWQIIHSTSDNAVKIVDVDRLDVALIIGGDNAHNHIIAQKDIKSFADLKGKTIVLDGADTGYAYVIYAILEKYGLKKGDYNLNLVGATPKRLEALLSDPSNKAGMINPPFSIQAVRAGLADLGATVSFIGPYQGPAGYTLRSWGREHSDTLVNYLQSYIEAVRWTLDKANRAKATEILARRLSLTSDVAEDVYAIVTGETEGFARDGKFDIEGFKNVLALRAAYEGKPPRDPQAYLDLSYYDRALRALNEGATR; this is encoded by the coding sequence ATGGCCGGTTTCGGTAGATGTGTATTGTTGGCTTTGGCTCTGCTTTTCGCCGGCACGATGCACGGTTGGGCGCAGCAAACCGGACCACAGCAAACCAGACCAGAGCAAACGAGACTGAGTGTGATGGTCTACCGGGGAGGCCAAAATCTTCCGTTGTTCGTCGCGCAGGAGCAGGGCTTCTTTCAAAAGCGCGGCCTGTCCGTCGATCTGATCAATGCGCCCAACGCGGATGAACTGCCGAAAGGTCTGGTGGATGGACGGTGGCAGATCATCCACAGCACATCGGATAACGCGGTCAAGATCGTGGACGTCGACAGACTGGACGTTGCGCTGATCATCGGCGGCGACAACGCCCATAACCACATTATCGCCCAGAAAGACATCAAGTCGTTCGCCGACCTCAAGGGCAAGACCATTGTGCTCGACGGCGCGGACACGGGTTACGCTTACGTCATCTACGCGATCCTGGAAAAGTACGGGCTGAAGAAGGGCGACTACAACCTCAACCTCGTCGGCGCCACGCCGAAACGCCTCGAAGCGCTGTTGAGCGACCCGAGCAACAAGGCCGGGATGATAAACCCGCCTTTCTCGATCCAGGCGGTCCGGGCCGGACTCGCCGATCTCGGGGCGACCGTCTCGTTCATCGGCCCATACCAGGGGCCGGCCGGCTACACGCTTCGCTCATGGGGCCGCGAGCACAGCGACACGTTGGTGAACTATCTCCAGTCTTACATCGAAGCGGTGCGCTGGACGCTGGACAAAGCCAACCGGGCGAAGGCGACCGAGATCCTGGCAAGACGCCTGTCGCTGACATCAGACGTGGCGGAGGACGTCTACGCGATCGTTACGGGCGAGACGGAAGGGTTTGCACGCGATGGAAAATTCGACATCGAGGGTTTCAAGAACGTGCTCGCGCTGCGCGCGGCCTATGAAGGCAAGCCACCGCGAGATCCGCAAGCCTACCTGGACCTCTCCTATTACGACCGCGCGCTCCGTGCGCTGAACGAGGGCGCGACCAGGTAG
- a CDS encoding CYTH domain-containing protein, with protein MAFEIERKFLVIGDAWQQSISDESYIRQAYLTGRDRASIRVRIRDNRTATLTVKSRGADLKRLEFEYEIPVLEAEAMLPLRCGAIIEKRRAIVPFQGHVWEVDTFFGDNVGLVLAEIELNAVGETFARPQWIGAEVTSHASYYNSALANNPFSIWADRDHRSA; from the coding sequence ATGGCCTTCGAGATTGAGCGCAAATTCCTCGTTATCGGTGACGCTTGGCAGCAATCGATCAGCGATGAGAGCTATATCCGCCAAGCTTACCTGACAGGTCGCGACAGGGCTTCGATCCGCGTTCGCATCCGTGATAACAGAACCGCAACGCTAACAGTCAAATCGCGGGGCGCCGATCTGAAGCGTCTCGAGTTCGAGTACGAGATACCAGTTCTCGAGGCCGAGGCCATGCTACCGCTTCGCTGTGGAGCGATCATCGAAAAGCGCCGGGCGATTGTTCCGTTTCAGGGGCATGTGTGGGAGGTTGACACATTTTTCGGAGACAACGTCGGACTTGTCTTGGCCGAGATCGAGCTGAATGCCGTGGGTGAGACCTTCGCGAGGCCGCAGTGGATAGGCGCCGAAGTGACGAGCCATGCGAGCTACTACAACAGTGCGCTGGCCAACAATCCCTTCTCGATTTGGGCTGACAGGGACCATCGTTCGGCGTGA
- a CDS encoding DUF1330 domain-containing protein produces MRSNRKIAMVLLTGVAIGAIAVQGLHAQGAKLKAYAIAEFDPIDASAQAAMLPAARKVIEAANGHSLRTTAGRVVQIDGGPAPKSVGITEWGSVDEAVAFYKSKAWADLAPQRDKASKVIRRYLVEVEK; encoded by the coding sequence ATGAGATCCAATCGTAAAATCGCAATGGTATTGCTGACTGGCGTCGCAATCGGCGCTATCGCGGTTCAGGGCCTCCACGCCCAAGGAGCGAAACTGAAGGCTTACGCTATCGCTGAGTTTGATCCCATCGATGCTTCAGCCCAAGCCGCGATGCTGCCCGCTGCCCGCAAGGTGATCGAAGCAGCCAACGGTCACAGTTTGCGCACCACGGCCGGACGAGTGGTTCAGATAGACGGAGGGCCAGCCCCCAAGAGTGTGGGGATTACCGAATGGGGGAGCGTCGATGAGGCCGTCGCATTCTACAAGTCGAAAGCCTGGGCGGACCTTGCACCGCAGCGCGACAAGGCGTCCAAGGTGATACGAAGGTACCTCGTCGAAGTCGAAAAGTAA
- a CDS encoding SMP-30/gluconolactonase/LRE family protein codes for MPANRHTSKTFASVLSLAAAIVLGAAAHAADPKLVVTTDPGSDPESVTLAPDGSLILGSAAKPVIYRARKGETEGKVFIDVAATEGNVSFLGVLADAPTNTLWACQIIGTGKNRHSILRSFDLESGAPKLRWPLPGEINLCNDFVVGPDKALYVADTFGSKIFRLKPGASEPELLIEDRTLDGVDGITFLGSELYVNNMISNNLYRIPLDSSGKAGAPVQIWPDHPIKGPDGMRAANGKLYLTENRNGRASMVTVNGDQATVVPILEGLTRPTAIEPAGDTLWVGDRAKDKAIAIPMPK; via the coding sequence ATGCCGGCCAACAGGCACACCAGCAAAACCTTCGCTTCCGTTTTGTCGCTTGCAGCGGCAATCGTGCTCGGCGCCGCGGCGCACGCGGCCGACCCGAAACTCGTCGTCACCACCGATCCCGGTTCAGACCCGGAGAGCGTCACGCTGGCGCCGGACGGTTCGCTGATCCTCGGCAGCGCCGCCAAGCCCGTGATCTACCGCGCCAGGAAGGGCGAGACCGAAGGCAAGGTCTTCATCGATGTAGCCGCCACCGAGGGCAATGTCTCTTTCCTCGGCGTGCTCGCCGACGCTCCGACCAACACGCTGTGGGCCTGCCAGATCATCGGCACCGGCAAGAACCGCCATTCGATCCTGCGCAGCTTCGATCTCGAAAGCGGCGCGCCGAAACTGCGCTGGCCGTTGCCGGGCGAGATCAACCTGTGCAACGATTTCGTGGTCGGGCCGGACAAGGCGCTCTATGTCGCCGACACCTTCGGCAGCAAGATCTTCCGCCTCAAGCCCGGCGCTTCCGAGCCCGAATTGCTGATCGAGGACCGCACGCTCGACGGCGTCGACGGCATCACGTTTCTCGGCAGCGAGCTCTACGTCAACAACATGATCTCGAACAATCTTTATCGCATTCCGCTGGATTCATCCGGCAAGGCCGGCGCGCCGGTGCAGATCTGGCCTGATCATCCGATCAAGGGGCCGGATGGCATGCGCGCCGCCAACGGCAAGCTGTATCTCACCGAGAACCGCAACGGCCGCGCCAGCATGGTCACCGTCAACGGCGATCAGGCCACGGTGGTGCCGATCCTCGAAGGCCTGACGCGCCCGACCGCGATCGAGCCGGCCGGCGATACGCTATGGGTCGGTGACCGCGCCAAGGACAAGGCGATCGCAATCCCGATGCCGAAATGA
- a CDS encoding GFA family protein, protein MIKKITLTACRCGQVEMQVTGDPLLHGICYCKSCQQAGRLHQAVSGADAILAADGGTDYVLYRKDRVSCVKGGDLLEERRLKAESPTRRMFARCCNSAMFLDFTKGHWLTLYRGRLPSDIPPATMRMMTADRPAGADLPDDGLTNCPGQSGKFLLRLLAAWMAMGFRRPAVAGVPSA, encoded by the coding sequence ATGATAAAAAAGATCACATTGACCGCCTGCCGCTGCGGCCAGGTCGAGATGCAGGTGACCGGCGATCCGCTTCTGCACGGCATCTGCTATTGCAAGAGTTGCCAGCAGGCGGGCCGCCTGCATCAGGCAGTTTCGGGCGCGGATGCGATTCTGGCCGCCGATGGCGGCACGGACTACGTGCTCTACCGCAAGGACCGGGTGAGTTGCGTCAAGGGTGGCGATCTTCTCGAAGAACGGCGGCTGAAAGCAGAGTCGCCGACGCGGCGGATGTTCGCACGCTGCTGCAACAGCGCCATGTTCCTGGACTTCACCAAGGGGCATTGGCTGACGCTCTATCGCGGCCGCTTGCCTTCCGATATTCCGCCAGCGACGATGCGGATGATGACGGCGGACCGGCCAGCAGGTGCTGATCTGCCCGACGACGGCCTGACCAACTGTCCCGGCCAGTCCGGAAAATTCTTGCTGAGGCTTTTGGCTGCGTGGATGGCGATGGGATTCCGCCGGCCGGCGGTCGCAGGCGTGCCGTCAGCCTAG
- a CDS encoding CsbD family protein, whose product MNEDRIAGTAKDFAGKTENAFGKAAGDAESQASGRAREMAGKAQNLYGQAKDAVQDAADTATDYAKDMYNHRGDAIRDGQDALARKVHDNPIGSLVTAGAIGFALALLLARPARRPPRGRYYS is encoded by the coding sequence ATGAACGAAGATCGCATTGCAGGCACCGCCAAGGATTTCGCCGGCAAGACAGAAAACGCCTTTGGCAAGGCGGCCGGCGACGCCGAGTCCCAGGCCAGCGGCCGCGCCCGCGAGATGGCGGGCAAGGCGCAGAACCTCTACGGCCAAGCCAAGGATGCGGTGCAGGACGCCGCGGACACGGCGACTGACTACGCCAAGGACATGTACAACCACCGCGGCGATGCAATTCGCGACGGCCAGGACGCGCTCGCCAGGAAAGTCCACGACAACCCGATCGGATCGCTGGTGACTGCGGGCGCCATCGGCTTTGCGCTGGCGCTACTGCTGGCGCGGCCCGCCCGCCGGCCACCGCGTGGGCGCTATTACTCGTGA
- the gor gene encoding glutathione-disulfide reductase — protein MAEFDTDLFVIGGGSGGVRAARIAAGYGARVMIAEEYRMGGTCVIRGCVPKKLLVYASHFHQEFEDAVGFGWTVPQPTFDWATLIANKDKEIARLEAAYTTNVEKSGAKVLKTRAVLEDAHTLRLASGEAVRSKYVLIATGGAPNHGEAIPGIEHVISSNEAFHLPQLPRRIVIQGGGYIALEFACIFAGFGSDVTVIYRGDNILRGFDEDVRTHVRSEMEKAGITILTGCTVARVDKHAHDFTTHLSNGSSIASDKVMFAIGRHPNIRGLGLEKAGVALDAKNGGIAVDGFSKTSADNIYAVGDVTHRINLTPVAIREGHAFADTVFGKREVRVDHADIPTAVFSQPEVGTVGLTEAQACERFATVDIYKATFRPMKATMSGRDTRMLMKLVVDGATDRVVGCHIVGDGAAEMVQVLGIAVKMKATKADFDATMALHPTAAEELVTMRNPIARHVRAAAE, from the coding sequence ATGGCCGAATTCGATACCGATCTGTTTGTCATCGGCGGAGGGTCGGGCGGCGTGCGCGCGGCCCGCATCGCGGCCGGCTATGGCGCGCGGGTGATGATCGCGGAGGAGTACCGGATGGGCGGCACCTGCGTGATCCGCGGGTGCGTGCCGAAGAAGCTGCTGGTCTATGCCTCGCATTTCCATCAGGAGTTCGAGGACGCCGTTGGCTTCGGCTGGACCGTGCCGCAGCCCACTTTCGACTGGGCGACTTTAATCGCCAACAAGGACAAGGAAATCGCCCGGCTCGAGGCGGCCTACACCACCAACGTCGAAAAATCCGGCGCGAAGGTGCTGAAGACCCGCGCCGTGCTCGAGGACGCGCACACGCTGCGGCTTGCGAGCGGCGAGGCGGTGCGTTCCAAATACGTGCTGATCGCCACCGGCGGCGCGCCGAACCACGGCGAGGCCATTCCCGGCATCGAACACGTGATCTCCTCCAACGAGGCGTTTCATCTGCCGCAACTGCCGCGGCGGATCGTGATCCAGGGCGGCGGCTACATCGCGCTGGAATTCGCCTGCATCTTCGCCGGCTTCGGCTCCGACGTGACCGTGATCTATCGCGGCGACAATATCCTGCGCGGCTTCGACGAGGACGTGCGCACGCATGTCCGCAGCGAAATGGAAAAGGCCGGCATCACCATCCTGACCGGCTGCACGGTGGCCAGGGTCGACAAGCACGCGCACGACTTCACCACGCATCTGTCGAACGGCTCAAGCATTGCGTCGGACAAGGTGATGTTTGCGATCGGCCGTCACCCGAACATCAGGGGGCTCGGGCTCGAGAAGGCCGGCGTCGCGCTCGATGCGAAGAACGGCGGCATCGCGGTCGACGGCTTCTCGAAAACGTCCGCGGACAACATCTATGCGGTCGGCGACGTCACCCACCGCATCAATCTGACGCCGGTGGCGATCCGCGAGGGTCATGCGTTCGCCGACACGGTGTTCGGCAAGCGCGAGGTGCGGGTCGATCACGCCGATATTCCGACCGCGGTGTTCAGCCAGCCGGAAGTCGGCACCGTCGGCCTGACCGAAGCGCAGGCCTGCGAACGGTTTGCCACGGTCGACATCTACAAAGCGACGTTCCGCCCGATGAAGGCGACGATGTCCGGCCGCGACACCCGCATGCTGATGAAGCTCGTGGTCGACGGCGCAACCGATCGCGTGGTCGGCTGTCATATCGTCGGCGACGGCGCCGCGGAAATGGTTCAGGTGCTCGGCATCGCCGTGAAGATGAAGGCGACGAAAGCCGATTTCGACGCCACCATGGCGCTGCACCCGACCGCGGCCGAAGAACTCGTGACCATGCGTAACCCGATCGCGCGGCACGTCCGCGCCGCGGCGGAGTAG
- a CDS encoding DUF2059 domain-containing protein, with amino-acid sequence MKRSSGILLAAGVALSLALSVLPAAAQQPGAPQVPELKPVSASAMQAARDLLTVKNVAQVYVNAVPSIIQRTKDQFLANNLSYQKDLNEVAVTVAKDMAGKEKDIGEQMAKIYANDFTEQEMKDLTTFYKSALGQKLLTMEPNAIQASMMYMNQWAQSFSEAVANEFRTEMKKRGKPLG; translated from the coding sequence ATGAAACGTTCATCGGGAATTTTGCTCGCCGCCGGCGTGGCGCTGTCGCTGGCGCTTTCGGTGCTACCCGCCGCCGCGCAACAGCCTGGCGCCCCGCAAGTGCCCGAGCTCAAGCCGGTGTCGGCTTCCGCCATGCAGGCGGCGCGTGACCTGCTCACGGTGAAGAATGTGGCCCAGGTCTACGTCAATGCGGTGCCGAGCATCATTCAGCGCACCAAGGACCAGTTCCTCGCCAACAACCTGAGCTATCAGAAGGACCTCAACGAGGTCGCGGTGACGGTCGCGAAGGACATGGCCGGCAAGGAAAAGGACATCGGCGAGCAGATGGCCAAGATCTACGCCAACGATTTCACCGAGCAGGAAATGAAGGACCTCACCACGTTCTACAAGTCGGCGCTCGGCCAGAAGCTGCTCACGATGGAGCCGAACGCGATCCAGGCCAGCATGATGTACATGAACCAGTGGGCGCAGAGCTTCTCCGAGGCGGTGGCCAACGAATTCCGCACCGAGATGAAGAAGCGCGGCAAGCCGCTGGGCTAG
- the rpiA gene encoding ribose-5-phosphate isomerase RpiA yields MNSEELKRQAAARALEYVQSGMKLGLGTGSTARHFVELLGARVRDGLEVIGVPTSETTRHDAIRCGIRLTTLDEVDRLDLTVDGADEIDPALNLIKGGGGALLREKIVAAASDRMIVIADDTKWVETLGRFPLPIEVIPFGLGATQRAIEKAFVACGVAGELVVRKAKDGHVFVTDGGHWIVDAHLGRIGDAPGLAQSLGLIPGVVEHGLFIGLASVAMLAGSQGIRVVERQ; encoded by the coding sequence GTGAACTCCGAAGAACTGAAACGCCAGGCGGCGGCGCGCGCGCTCGAATACGTCCAGAGCGGGATGAAGCTCGGGCTCGGCACCGGATCGACCGCCAGGCATTTCGTCGAGCTATTGGGCGCGCGGGTGCGCGACGGCCTAGAGGTGATCGGCGTGCCGACGTCGGAGACCACGCGCCATGATGCCATCCGCTGCGGCATTCGCCTCACCACGCTGGATGAGGTCGACCGCCTCGACCTCACCGTCGATGGCGCGGACGAGATCGACCCCGCGCTCAACCTGATCAAGGGCGGCGGCGGCGCGCTGCTGCGCGAGAAGATCGTGGCTGCCGCCTCCGACCGCATGATCGTGATCGCCGACGACACCAAATGGGTCGAAACGCTGGGCCGCTTCCCGCTGCCGATCGAGGTCATCCCGTTTGGCCTCGGCGCCACGCAGCGGGCGATCGAAAAGGCTTTCGTTGCCTGTGGCGTTGCCGGCGAATTAGTGGTGCGAAAAGCCAAAGACGGTCACGTTTTTGTCACCGATGGCGGCCACTGGATCGTCGACGCCCATCTCGGGCGCATCGGCGATGCGCCGGGTCTTGCGCAGTCACTCGGTCTTATTCCGGGCGTCGTCGAGCACGGGCTATTCATCGGTCTTGCCAGCGTGGCGATGCTCGCCGGCTCCCAGGGAATTCGTGTTGTTGAGCGGCAATAA
- a CDS encoding HAD family hydrolase: MSSARTVVFDLDGTLVDTAPDLVNALNFVLQREGMPPVPLQSARGMIGAGARKLIERGLEVDGRDTTPAELARLTEDFIAYYAEHIADSSRPFDGLEAALDDLQGRGYHFAVCTNKLEWLSKRLLDRLALSPRFAAICGADTFGVAKPDPAIFRQTVARAGGDVSSAIMVGDAGPDVGVARRAGVPVIGVSFGYTEVPIADLKPDRVIDHMSELTAAIEALAR, translated from the coding sequence ATGTCCTCTGCCCGCACCGTCGTCTTCGACCTCGATGGCACCCTGGTCGATACCGCACCCGACCTCGTCAATGCGCTCAACTTCGTGCTTCAGCGCGAAGGCATGCCGCCAGTGCCGCTGCAATCCGCGCGCGGCATGATCGGCGCCGGCGCGCGTAAGCTGATCGAGCGCGGCCTTGAAGTCGACGGCCGCGACACCACCCCGGCCGAGCTTGCGCGCCTGACCGAGGACTTCATCGCCTACTATGCCGAGCACATCGCCGACAGTTCCCGGCCCTTCGACGGGCTCGAGGCGGCGCTCGATGACCTTCAAGGCCGCGGCTACCATTTCGCGGTCTGCACCAACAAGCTCGAATGGCTGTCGAAGCGGCTTCTGGACCGGCTGGCCTTAAGCCCGCGCTTTGCCGCGATCTGTGGCGCCGATACGTTCGGGGTCGCCAAGCCCGATCCCGCCATTTTCCGGCAGACGGTCGCCCGCGCCGGCGGCGACGTGTCCTCGGCCATCATGGTGGGAGATGCGGGGCCGGATGTCGGCGTCGCCCGCCGCGCCGGGGTTCCCGTGATCGGCGTCTCGTTTGGCTATACGGAAGTTCCGATTGCGGACCTCAAACCGGACCGCGTGATCGATCACATGAGCGAGTTGACCGCAGCGATCGAAGCGCTCGCGAGGTAG
- the moaA gene encoding GTP 3',8-cyclase MoaA encodes MTVALSPSPALLRPMTDPFGRTISYLRVSVTDRCDLRCFYCMAEDMTFLPKADLLTLEELDRLCSAFIAKGVNKLRLTGGEPLVRRNVMSLVRSLSRHLVSGALGELTLTTNGSQLARFADELADCGVRRINVSLDTLDAEKFRAITRWGDLGKVLEGIEAARAAGLAVKINAVALKGINEDEIPSLMEWAHGKGMGLTLIEVMPMGDIGAGRIDQYVPLSLVRARLAKRFTMTDLAENTGGPARYVSVHETGGKLGFITPMTHNFCEACNRVRITCTGTLHTCLGHEDASDLRKPLRASPDNDLLAAAIDRAIGLKPKGHDFIIDRRHNRPSVSRHMSVTGG; translated from the coding sequence ATGACCGTAGCCCTGTCTCCCTCGCCTGCCCTGTTGCGTCCGATGACCGATCCGTTCGGCCGGACGATCAGCTATCTGCGCGTCTCGGTCACGGACCGCTGCGACCTGCGCTGCTTCTATTGCATGGCGGAGGACATGACCTTCCTGCCGAAGGCCGATCTCCTGACGCTCGAGGAACTTGACCGGCTGTGCTCGGCCTTCATCGCCAAGGGTGTGAATAAGCTGCGCCTGACCGGCGGCGAACCGCTGGTCCGCCGCAACGTGATGTCGCTGGTGCGCTCGCTGTCGCGCCACCTCGTCTCCGGCGCGCTCGGCGAGCTGACGCTGACCACCAACGGCTCGCAGCTCGCACGCTTTGCCGACGAACTCGCCGATTGCGGCGTGCGCCGCATCAACGTCTCGCTCGACACGCTGGATGCGGAAAAGTTTCGCGCCATCACCCGCTGGGGTGATCTCGGCAAGGTGCTTGAGGGCATCGAGGCGGCGCGCGCGGCGGGCCTTGCCGTGAAGATCAACGCGGTCGCGCTGAAGGGCATCAACGAGGACGAAATCCCCTCGCTGATGGAATGGGCGCACGGCAAAGGCATGGGACTGACGCTGATCGAGGTGATGCCGATGGGCGACATCGGCGCCGGGCGGATCGATCAATACGTGCCGCTGTCGCTGGTGCGCGCGCGGCTGGCCAAGCGCTTCACCATGACCGACCTCGCCGAGAACACCGGCGGACCGGCACGCTATGTCAGCGTGCATGAGACCGGCGGCAAGCTCGGCTTCATCACGCCGATGACGCATAATTTCTGCGAGGCCTGCAACCGCGTGCGCATCACCTGCACGGGTACGCTGCATACCTGTCTCGGACACGAGGATGCCTCCGACCTGCGCAAGCCGCTGCGCGCATCGCCCGACAACGATCTGCTCGCGGCCGCCATCGATCGCGCCATCGGCCTGAAGCCGAAGGGCCATGATTTCATCATCGACCGCCGGCACAACCGGCCGAGCGTCAGCCGCCATATGAGTGTTACCGGCGGTTGA